In Flavobacterium gelatinilyticum, a genomic segment contains:
- a CDS encoding LytR/AlgR family response regulator transcription factor, translating into MKIAIVEDEHLASNYLKSILEQQDVISIASITVLRSIKEAVEFFSKNNVDLAFMDIHLGDGKSLEIFEQTPISCPVIFITAYDKYAISVFKHFTIDYLLKPFEEEELFEALNKFKKIRKTFTPDATLESLVTIENPETNKIQRHFLVNHGYKMISVNESEITYFAASGKHLFIYVKSGNSYLYNNTLTDIINSLDPFTFFKVNRKYIVNREIIKEVVKHSNQKIELILNVPPVESDPIMISKKEINNFKNWLDQ; encoded by the coding sequence ATGAAAATTGCCATTGTTGAAGACGAACACCTTGCTTCTAATTACCTAAAATCTATTTTAGAACAACAAGATGTTATCTCTATCGCTTCAATAACAGTTTTAAGATCTATAAAAGAAGCCGTCGAATTTTTCAGCAAAAATAATGTCGATCTTGCTTTTATGGACATTCATCTGGGTGACGGAAAAAGTCTCGAAATTTTTGAACAAACCCCAATCTCCTGCCCCGTAATTTTTATCACGGCTTATGACAAATATGCCATTTCGGTTTTTAAACACTTCACAATAGATTATCTTTTAAAACCTTTTGAAGAAGAAGAACTCTTTGAAGCACTTAATAAATTCAAAAAAATAAGAAAAACCTTTACTCCGGATGCTACTCTGGAATCGCTGGTTACAATCGAAAATCCGGAAACAAACAAGATTCAGCGTCACTTTTTGGTCAATCACGGGTATAAAATGATCTCTGTAAATGAGTCCGAAATTACCTATTTTGCCGCCTCAGGAAAACATCTATTCATTTATGTAAAATCCGGAAACAGCTACTTATATAATAATACACTTACAGATATTATCAACAGTCTTGACCCATTTACGTTTTTTAAGGTCAACAGAAAGTACATTGTGAACCGTGAAATTATCAAAGAAGTCGTTAAACATTCTAACCAAAAAATTGAATTAATACTCAATGTACCTCCTGTAGAAAGTGACCCTATTATGATAAGCAAAAAGGAAATAAACAATTTTAAAAATTGGCTTGACCAGTAG